A genomic window from Nicotiana sylvestris chromosome 11, ASM39365v2, whole genome shotgun sequence includes:
- the LOC104226508 gene encoding uncharacterized protein, whose protein sequence is MGCKSNKVQANDEVRIDINDNVEETQEEVNTSRENIIDIPECVVPKAKAPMPRPQPPFPQRIAKKNGENQFKKFIDMMKSLSINVSLVQALQQMSGYEKFMKDFVTKKRLMNCETINSTHQVSAIVHSMAPKLEDLGAFTIPCTIGSVDFAKALCDLGARINLMPYSVFKTLGIGQPRPTSMRLQMADRTMKRHLGIIDDVLVHVDKFILPADFVDLDCEVDYEVPIILGRALLAMGKDLVDVEAGELTFRVGDGKMVFHMCKSMRQPNSNEICSFVDLVTDMII, encoded by the coding sequence ATGGGATGCAAAAGCAATAAAGTGCAAGCAAATGatgaagtgagaattgatattaaTGACAATGTGGAAGAGACTCAAGAAGAAGTGAACACATCTAGGGAGAACATTATTGACATACCGGAATGTGtagtgccaaaggctaaggcaccaatgccaAGGCCTCAACCTCCATTTCCTCAAAGGATTGCCAAGAAAAATGGTGAGAAccaatttaaaaagttcattgatatgatgaagagtttgtctaTTAATGTGTCGTTGGTTCAGGCCTTGCAACAAATGTCGGGATATGaaaagttcatgaaggactttGTGACAAAGAAGAGGTTAATGAATTGTGAGACTATAAATAGTacacatcaagtgagtgcaattgtgcactcaatggctcctaAATTGGAAGATCTGGGCGCTTTCACAATCCCATGTACAATTGGAAGTGTCGACTTTGCCAAAGCTTTATGTGATCTTGGGGCGAgaatcaacttgatgccctattcgGTGTTCAAAAccttgggaattgggcaaccaagacccacatccatgaggttacaaatggcggatcGTACAATGAAGAGACATttaggtattattgatgatgtgttagTTCATGTTGACAAGTTCATCCTCCCAGCGGACTTTGTGGAtcttgattgtgaagtggactatgaggtgcctatTATCTTGGGTAGAGCTTTACTTGCTATGGGGAAGGATCTTGTTGATGTGGAAGCCGGTGAGCTCACCTTTCGGGTGGGTGATGGAAAGATGGTATTCCAtatgtgcaaatctatgaggcaaccgaatagcaaTGAAATTTGTTCGTTCGTAGATTTAGTTACCGATATGATTATATGA